TGTTTTTGGGAgtgaaagatgaaaggaagataatGGAAATCAAGATCCTGGAAAGAATtccctattccgaggcacgaatgaaataccgatcacagatggccccaacattctcCAAATCattttcgcaaatagtcgcaaccacaaaaaaaaactacatgtaccatctctacgcagactgataataattttcatattgagagcacgaagatgcccataagagaacaaaaaaagaaaaaacaaattcgtaaagtcacagacaggaaaagtaattctaaggcggtttcccctaagaaacccccaaaatctacttctgaggatgctgggaaaaaGTAGGATAATACACTCCCACCCACATCCAACGATGCACAATCTGaggccatggaagaagacctcttgtgtctcggacacagaagtgtttcAGGCCagaatcaagcaaaggaaacagcgcacagtggtccgaaatcggaaaaagccggacaaatttccaaaatagcgttttttgaggtagagacttgaaatttgacGCATATGCTCAAAAATGATaggtgatcatgaaacaataagtcgtttttcatagatctcatccgttgctaagatgcagaggaccaaacacgaccaaatttccaaaaacacgcccgatctcatttttcttcgaaaaacttagaagttaagctgctcgtagagttttggaaggattttaatgcagtaaaaaaattatattccagtaatatgatactttctccacattttccattattttaaaacattttggttgatatcgatgtggtataatgtcgcaaaaggCTGCTCAATTTTTacggcaaaacctgacataaagtagacattatctttagtttgacaaataatagttctccaatttttactgagagtatttagtagagatagcttaagtgtataaagcaaacatcttggaaaaaagtttgcagctgcggaaatgagcgcaacttttttgtcgcacttcacgtcccggctccgcgacgcgggggcttagagactctgagacactgttggatatttcactttctttggaacttaattatttaaagtccgtcgttttatgcacagtaaatagtctccattgaccctaaatacttaattgaagatactgctaagatattggatcgatatactatgttactgaacgcgtaaatctggtaaacatgctttttttatgccaaaatatagtCTCCGCTACACAGATCTTCCAGTTTTTCGTCATTCCACTGCCCCCGCACTTTGAGCCATACACTTCTTTCAATTAACGCTAAATATCAATCGGAGCAACATTCTTCACATTTTTGACAGACCAGACGCAAAACTTAATGACAGACCGCAGTTCGCGCTAAGTGGGAGTAACAATCGGGACGTCCATCAAGAATGGGTGCTGTGCCAGTAATAAGGTTGCTAATTGGTATTATTTAAGCGATGCGAAGGGGAAGGACCTGCAAACATGACAAGGAAGTCATATTTCGCGTAGAACTGCATGCGGCGACCCGTTGGGATTGGAGTGCTTCCTGTTCACATCCCGTCGTACTTCCGTTTTTGGTCAGCGGCGTGTGTTGTTGATTTTCTCAACAGTTTCAATTCTCAAGGTGAGTTATTTTTCTCTATTCATCCATTCCGTACATAATTATCGCTTCCTAATTTTCCGTATTTCATTCCGAAGGTTATAATATTCCTTTGACTAACTTGGCCTTTTTTCGCCATTTTTATATTCTGGCACTATAATTATGAATGTTGTTCATCGTGTACCTTttgttacatattatttattaactGTCGGATCCATGCTCAGGTTTTTGGTGTTGTCCAGCACTGATATGGAATCATATCAGATAACTCGTTTGGAGATACATAAAAAGATAATCGAGATGAAGGGAAAGTCACTTTACGATAAAAAATTACACCTGCTGGATTTTTTATCTAGAAGCTTGAATTTGGAGGAACATATCGAAGCGCGTGAAAGTCTCCAGGAATTTCTAAGGAGGTTCTTAATGCATTACCAAAAAAGGTGCGAAGAATCTCATAGAAAAAATGAGCGGTTTCTAGCTCACAATAATGCATGGCTCAAAGAGCAAATTATTTTCCCGGACGCGCTCCATCAGTATCTACCAGGTACTTCTTCAACGACCGGTATGTATTTTATGATTCAATTTTTGCGCTATAATACGGGCAAAGGTTATACTTGgaattcatatatttatattattgtttcaTTAGGTTCAGTGGGGCGAccaaaaaaaagattttagcacTTCCTCCGATAGGTCTAAAAGAAGAAAAGTACAAAGTATTAGAAGTTCTTCCTCTGCTGCTGAACTTGCATTGGCAGCACCCTTAAGTCTGAAAGAGGAAGGGGATAGTGCTGCCGCTAAACTCATAACAGAAATCATAACATCTTCTCCCACAAGAGCAAAAAGAGTTATGACTAAGTGGAGGAAAAGAGAAGAGACGCATTCGGAGATGTCACCTGAGGATGCTCTATCTTTGATCATCACAACTGAGCTGACCAAGAATCAGTATAATTCAATTAGAAGCGCCGCTCTTAGTTACGGTCACAACCTATATCCCAGCTATGCACGAGTATTAAACGCAAAACAAGCTGCATATCCCGAGGAAATACGCATTACAGAAAGCAAGTGCGAAGTCAGATTACAAGATTTATTAAATCATACGGCATCGCGGATATTGTCATGCGTTTCCACCGCTCTACCATCCAGCAATGAAGCGAATTGCACATTAATttgcaaatatggatttgatggaAGTTCAGGCCATGCTCAGTACAAACAGATGTGGGAAGAGGCAACTTCTTCagatgagtatttatttatgagctcCATGGTTGCTCTTCGCTTGCTGAATGACTCAACTGGTACGAGTTTGATGTGTTTTTTGTATcatacctttttttctttttttgccaatATGGTTTCCGCACAATTTTTGCATAATGGTATATGCCCTATTATAGGTGAGATTATCTGGAAAAATCCTCGCCCGTCGTCAACCAGATTTTGCCGACCCATTCGCCTTCAGTGAGTTAAAGTTAAAGGAAACCAAAGAAGTTGCAAagacggaaaaaaaattacatccaaagcCAGATAGATGCCTTAGATAATTGGAAATAGGGAAATTATTCTGTTCATTTCAACTTAGTTCTAACCATGATTGATGGGAAGGTAAGACTCATGCTTATttagaatttcatgaaaaatggacAGTGTTAGATATTGctgatttaaaaacaaaaaaaaatttcaggtaTGTTATGCCTTAACTGAAACTGGTACAATGAGGTGCTACATTTGCGGGGGGAAATCCACTCAGATGAATGacttaaaaacaataaaagatcTACCAATAGATGAGACTAAGTATTCCTTTGGCCTGTCAACTTTACACTGTTACATTCGGTTTTTCGAGTGCGTATTGCACATATCGTATAGACTTGAATTCAAACAGTGGCAGGTGAGAAATCATCAAAACTGGCCGAAAAATGTgttaatagtaaaatatatttctgatttatgaataaatactaataaatatatattttcaggcCCGCGGAAATCTTAAAATACAGCTGAAAAACAAAAAGATTAGTATTCAGAAGGCATTTAGGGAAAGAATGGGCCTGATTGTGGATGTGCCTAGGCCTGGCTCAGGAAACACAAACGATGGCAACACAGCAAGACGTTTTTTCGATACTCCAGAGCTGGCCGCTGATATAACAGGTATTGTATTATACGAAAATCACTTCAGAGAAATAGTAACGcttaaactggaattaaaaaatatttttttctgttttagaaTGTGCCGTAGATGTTAATGcgaagttattcatttttttaatacaggAGTAAATATTGACCTTATAtcaaaatttgcaatcattctAAGGGCAATATCCTGTGGAATAAGCCTAAAATATACAGCATTCTCGCAATACTGCCAGAGAACGGCGGAACTGTACGTGGAGCTGCACCCGTGGTACTCTATGCCAACCACAGTTCATTAAGTACTGATGCATGGAGGAGAAATTGCAAAGGAGGCAATTCTCCCACTGGGGCaactttccgaagaggcattagAAGCAAGAAATAAGGACACCAGAAAATTTCGACAAAGGTTCACCAGGAAGCACTCAAGAGTGGTCACAAATCACGACATCTTTCAAAGACTTTTGATTACGTCAGATCCATATATTCCGTCTACCGTGAATTCAAAGCCAAAAATAACAAGGAAGATGCCTTAAGAACTGAGGGAACTTTTGGTTTTAGaggaaagtgaaggagaagaatcAGATTGTAGTGATGACCAAGATTCTTCGAAGGactgaattaatgaatttattaagtTTCAAACTATGACCATGGATAAAAAAACCAGCGCGGTGTTAGGTAAATTCATTTGTGAACACTTTCTTAGTTCTCTAATCTTCAAGTTCATTGTAAATCATTCGTTGGAGTTATATTTTAGTGGTTTTGCTTAACCCATTTCtgcccaacgttgcgaaaacgcaacattaattttgatGGAGAACAGTTAGAATCTTACATTTGTTTAGGCAGCTCAATCTTTTTTCTATGTAGTTCACTTACTTTACGTAATAATTGGTCATTTGTGgttctaagatttttttattttttgttatgatttttcaaatatggcTACTCCGAGCACtttttttgagacgaaaaaaaaatttctaagccCTATCCAACATTGTTTCTATTCACTGCTTTGATAATAACAGTTTAATCTTTGTAAATGATCATGAGAATAATTTTCGATGATAAAATTAGTTACTAAGTATCAATTTTCagagttgaaaataatgttgcttTTTCGCAACGTTGGGCAGAAGGGCTGCTACATTGTTCTACAAGCTTATCTGCGTGAGGAACTTCGAGCGAGACACCGTCTGTTTCTTTCTGCCGCGCTTGGCTTTTAGTCTCTCTCTAGAGTTTGCCTGCATATGTGTTACCATTTTCCAGTTATTTGGCATTGGATATCCTCGTGTTTTATCCTTGCATTTTCCCTTATCTTATTCCCGGGTTGCATATCGATACCTCCTGTGAACATAATTTCTTTCCGAGTGTGTTCAAGGTACGTACATAAGTTGATTTTCTTGGATTATTATGAttgtttttcgtattttagcaTTTGCGTTATTTAAAGTATATTTGAAGTATTCACTTGTCACAGACCAGCCTTTCGGTTGACATACTCTGATTCCTGTTACTTTTCTACAAATGAGTTTTTCTAAGACATTCACTACTGTGGAAGAAATCGTGTCAGTTTTAGAGGAAATTGGGGCAACTGACGAAGCGAACGATGAATCTCCAACTGACGTTGTGGTCCTACCTCCAGATGCTGATCCTTTGTCCGACGAGGAAGACATCAACGACGATGTCATGCTTTTGAACGACACCGACCAGACAACACCGAGAGACATCGTAGGTAAGCTGGAAATTCATAATTCAAAAACCATCCCCGGAATGGAAGAACCAACTCAGCCTCTACTGAACACGAACAAAGGGAAAAAGCGCAGAAAAAACACGGAGGAaataaaatgggtaaaaaattctTCTCCCATCTATCAGACGAAACCTCAAAACACCGAGCACATTTACAAGAGCGTTTGAAAAACTATTTCGGTAATATCACGccatttgaaacatttcaattgtttttggaTACCGATTTGTTGGATATGATATTAGAATTTTCAATCTCATACGCGAGATCAAAGAACGAACATACCCTGTAAACAtaaatagctgcagcagcgctgcacgggggtttcacagctgcaagttcgtttccgtttgAATGAAGCGCGGTTATAGCGCTTTTTCGCAACGCGCTCGCGAAACATacaattgcagcgcatcaacagcgcatgcgcatagcatgcctgcagcacgctgctgggACGCTGCTAAAGCGAGTTTCAGCAACCCTCGTTCACTTTCTTGTCGACGCGGTACTGGTGCGGTTGTCTGGTTACCTAGTTCTTTGGAAAGAGATCCCTGAGCTACTGGCTGAGGCGGCTTACCTTGTGGAGTTGCTGAGTGCTACTTTCGTTCTCGAGAATTCTCATTAGGTAAGAATTTTATCATctcgtttttaaaaatataacatttatgtattttaaattttattatccttGAAATATGTATTCTTGCTTGGTGAATCTAGACGCGTTTTAAGTGGTGGTATTTATACCCACGTGGTCGTAGTTATGATTGGGAACCATTGGGAATAAGCTCTTATATGCGGATAACGATGGCttttaatagtgaaataggaaatttgcAACGCATCTgaggaaaattttgctgtttttaagtttttttaaagaactacTGTTCATCTTAAATCTGTGCTGCTCATGCTTTCTCGTAAAAGGCGTCGTTTGAAATAGTCTCTTTAActaaaagaggagaaaatattctcgaTTTATTAGCGGTAAATTTACCACATGAGGTAGGTAGTAAACGTTTGCACGGTCGAAGAATCTGTGACCATAGGGTTAGTCTTCGTAATGGCTTGCTAGCTACCTCTCTAGTGTTTGACAGGGGAATATAATAGCAAAGGTTTCTTtatatattgtgaaaattatttctccGGAACGGCAAGTTTTAATTGCTGAAGAGCCGATTTTGATGAAGGGGCATCTGAGGAATGCTTTCCCAGTTTCAGAATCATTAAAAGGGGTAAATTAGatgggtacttggaaagcttttgtCGAAATTGGTATTCTGACATGGTGAATCTAGACGCGTTTTATGAAGTTTTGGTTTTGTTTACCCACGGGGTCGTAGCGTAGAATCTTTGAGAATAAGCTTTAAAATGTTGAGTACATTGTTTTTAGTAATggtgaaataggaaatttgttACGCACGTTACAGGAATAGTTGAACCACTGGTCTTAAATCTATGTTCACGCTTTCTCATGAAATGCATGACTTTCAATAGCTTGTCTGCCTTTAAGTgtagaaagtattcttgatttattagcgataAATATACCACAtgaggtaataaacgtgagcacggTCGAGGGAATCTGTGACCGTTGGGTTATAGCAGCTAAGTCATCTTTCAATATCTCGTTTTTATAACAAgaactaatttttcattattggaAGAGCTGATTATATGATTGGTTCAAGGATTGTTTGGGGAATGCTTTCCTAGCGCTTCAAGAATAAATATAGGGTTAAATGTAAGGGGTACATGCTTCATGTACAAGGAAGGGCTTTTCCATAGCTTATAACTTcaggaatgaaaatttatgtcgCCAATAAAATAAAGGTAGCCCGCCGAGATTATATGACCTGGATGTGATAAAATCAAAAAGGTTACATAGTTCCATGCTAAATTGGTAAGAATCGGCACTGATTTGTATGCTGATTATATCGAGTTAGTTATTAAATAATGTAAGTTGTCTAAAGCCGCCAAAAAGGAAGCGTTCAaaaatgcattcacgaattttaaaagtgaaacacTTGTTGGACGGTTAGGGGGTAACTCTAAATCATTTTTGGTCTGATGTGAAGGAAGTTAAAGGTAAAATATATGTAGTTCGCTGAGATACGATAGTGAAGTATTACTAgacagttccgataaagccaatttattatattcatacattaGTGTGTTCTCTAAGCATTCAGTTATCTCATTCGATAGTGCTGACAATGTTTCTAATGTCTTAGCTTTATGGGCGAATCACTTTGAgtggttggcaagttttgccttttaaTGGCTGTGTAAGTTGTATGGAGTGTGGAAGTTTTCTGGTGTATGTAACATTtttgtgaccgtgtggtgtgtatgtgggaatccGCTTGCATGCTTGTGATTGACCTCCATGCCATCAGAGGTTATTTAAAGGCTACAATGTAGATGTTGAATGATTCTGCTCAGTTATGAGTCTATCCCTTCACCCGTGATGAGTCGTTCACCAGCATTTAATTCAGCAAGTTTCTACCCGTGACAGTTTAAGTGAAACCAATCTGGTAAAATGTTACGTTAAGCTGAAACTTTTATGCATAGTAACTTTTGCTTCATTTCTTTGTGAAGgtactcttttttttattattaattgaaggTACTCTTAAGTGGTGTTTGGCAAGGTACGGTTATGGGAGGATTaggaagagaaatattgaaatgaatgacATTTCCCAGTGGAAATGTGTGGTGCTGTTCGTAGAATTATGGACCTATACAGTATTAAATTAGTACATGATGCACATATAATGGAGAATGTAGATACTCCTTAATACGAATTCATTTAATTAAaggtagcgggcgtaacttggcgGAAATCCATAATCAAAGGAGTAGAATTAGGATAAACTACTTTGCTATTtctacatagtaatttattgaaactgaccatggtttcactACAGAGTAACATCAAGGTGTTTCTAcagttacagagtaacattatcattATCAaagttacagagtaacattatcgccttgataatgttactctgtaacgaaaccatggtcggtgtcaataccTTACTATGTGGAAATGCCAAAGTTGTTGATCCCTCTATTCCAGCGAATTCATATAAGACTTAATAAAGGTTATTTCTAATAATAACCACTTAAGAGCAGTTTCTTTGCATTCTAAGACAGTATACTCATGGTGATAGGATGTAATGAGACTTCAAGGATGAATTTTTATTGTTGTCTCCCAAGTGATGGTGGGGATGGCGTAAGTCTTTCATTTTGTAGAAGGCATTCTTTGTGAGTCAACTTTTTGGAAGGCCTGTATATAATTCTACATTTATTAACAATTAGGCATTTTTCATAGGTTATTGCTCCTCTACTCAGTAAgaaatgatttcaatatttttattgtaagctATACTATGCAAAACTTAGTTGTTCAGTTGTCTGATGCATAACCACTGttttattcttgatgttttcatTGTCAGATGAATATTACCATTATTGTTACTGTTCATTTACTTGCAGTTCTTTTGCTCATTCATTTAAGAATGCCTAAAGGAGGCTACAAGAGCTTTCACTTGCTGTCAAAGCGACAGCAAAGAAATAGAGTGCGAGCTGAGTTTCTCCATCAGGATGATTTTGGGGAGTCTTGATGCCATAACTGATGTCATGACAGGCCCAGCAGTTTCTTTTGAAGCTGATTCTGACAATGGAATAACCTCTCCGCATGAATTATCTGATTCACCTGTCCCCAGCTCTTCATTTGATGACAGTTGTGATGAAAGCTTGTCATGCAGTGATTTAAGGGAGGAAATTTCAGCATGGGCTGCGGATGTTCCGCGTCATAAAGTCACCTCTCtgctgaaaatattgagaaagcatTCCTGCTTCAAGGACCTTCCTTCTGATGTTAGGACTGTGACAAAAACTCCACTGTCCTTAGCTGTAAGCAAAGTTGGTTCTGGGGAATTCTTCTACTTTGGGGTGGCTGAATCATTGAAGACTCAGTTAACCAGGGAACACACCTTAGACTCAATTGATTTACAGTTCAACATTGATGGTATACCAATAACCAAGAGTTCTGGAAGTCAGTTTTGGCCTATCTTGGCTTCTGTTACTAATTTCATCGGTGATCCTTTCTTTGTCGGCATATACTGGAGTTTAGTTAAGCCAGTATCTGTGGAAGATTATCTCGGCCCCCTCATCAATGAACTTGTTGTGCTTATGAATGAGGGCATGATTTTCGATGGTAGAAGAGTGAAAGTGAATGTGACTTCTTTTATATGTGATGCACCTGCCCGTGCTTTCCTGCTCCAGATAAAAGGCCATAACTCTTATTATCCATGCCATCGATGTTATGTGAAGGGAGAAAGGATTGAAGGTAGGATGGTTTTCTTGACGTTGGACAGTGAGCTAAGGAATGATGACACATTCCGAAAGTTGGAGGATGAGGACCACCATGCAGGACAGTCCCCATTGTGTCACCTCAGAGCTTTTGACATTGTACATATTGTGCCATTTGAGTACATGCATTTAATTTGTTTGGGTGTTACTCGAAAAATGCTAACGTGCTTAACTCAGGGTGCAAGTGTGGCAAAGCTGAGAGCAAGAATGAGGATAGCCATGGACAATGAGTTAGTTCGTGTAGCGAAGTTTACTCCCCATTGCTTTCATAGTAAACCACGGCCATTAAGTGAGCTGTTACGCTGGAAAGCAGCAGAGCTCCGCTACATCACACTATATTTAATTCCATTGATTGCCCGCTTTTTCCCTAATGAAGCAGCACAGAAGCATGTCATGTCATACTTCTATGCCCTCAGAATACTGGCTTGTGGCTCTCTGTGCAAAAGTGAGAGATTTTTGAGCTATGCAGACACCTTACTGAGGTACTTTGTGCAAGTGTTTCCTACAGTTTATGGGCAAGCTTATTGCTCATACAATGTTCATTGTTTGTTACATGTGGTTGCAGATGTAAGGAAATTTGGTGCCATGGACTCTTACAGTGCATTTAAGTATGAAAATTACCTCCAGGTGCTGAAGAAGAAAATCTCACTTGCTCGTCTTCCCATGCAAACAGTTGTGCGTAGGATTATTGAGGAAAGGCAACAAACATTGAAGCGTGACAGTGTTGGTGGTGACTTCAAAGTTAAGGGTGGTGGCAGTAAGTCTGCAAGCTATGAGGAAAGCTACCGCTATGTTCAAACCAAGGTTGGGAGGTTAAGTGTCAAAAGTCCCGACAACTGTATAAAAACAGTAAGTGGTGATGTAGGGCTATTAAATGGTATATATTGCGAAGCTGGTGACCGTAGCTTCATATTTAAAAAGTTCTTGTCTGTGGGATCATATTTTGACTCCCCATCTCCATCAATTGATGTTGGGGTCATGCTTGCAAGCAACTTGTGTGATGTGGAGGTCCTACTTCGTGAAGAAGATATTGAATGCAAAGTGGTCAACATTCCCATTGAGGATTCTCGGCACTACATTGCTACAGTATTGCACCAAATTTGAAACATGGTACTACAATAAACATGTTTGGATTTGAATTTTTGGCTTTCGAGAATAATATATTGATGAATATACATCTTTTACAGGAATGGAGTGGGTAGTTGTGGAGTTCACTCAGACGAGGGAGTGCAAGGCAGTACCAGTTACCTGGGTTGTACCTGGGGAAGAGGAGGATATATACTTCTATCCTCCACACAGTACTTCATATAAGATGATGACTTCCTGGCTAAGGACTGGGGAAGAGCCAACGGACACTTAGGAGAGACACATTTGTCGAGTGTTCGAAAAATCTCGGACAGGTATTTATATTAGATGAAAGGTAGTCTTTCAAGGTTTATTGAACATGAAAGTCAGTAGTAAACTTTGTGGTAAAATAACTATTTGTTCATTCTTTTCAGGAAAATATGAGCTAGCAACACAGCTAGAAAAGGAATGTATGGAGTCATCGGAGATTGATGCCTCCAAACCTTTGGGAAGGGGTTTACGCAGGAAGAGGCGCCCAGAGAAAATCGTTGGGCATGTGGAGACTTTTCCATCTCTACATGCGATGGCTCATTCATGTAATGTTTGATGTTTTATTCAGCTCTGTAGTGATATTGTCTATTGCTATAATTATTGTGGATGAATCAGTCGGTGTgcattttaaaactatttcctGGTTTATTTTACCTTGATAGCTTATAGCAGTTCTGATGAGGATGTTCGTGGTGCATCGTGTAGGATACAGTCTCCTCCTCCATTGCCGTCTGAGGTACCTCGGCGTGAAAAGGGAAATATAGTACGGCCTAATATCCCTAGTGCTGGTAAAGTTTAGTCATATCTTTCAAAGTGACTTATGGATTGTCTGGACAGAGCTATGAACATAATttactaattttcaatttttctttggtTGATTCAGACATAGATAACTCAGGCACCACCTCCAAATTTCCTGGGAAGGAAGATCTGTCACCACTAGATGTGACTTAGAATTGGTTGGGGAGACAAGTGGTAAGTGTTTtgggtcctgatgaagaatttgAATGATGTACCATTGGTATTGAGGTAAAGTGTGATTTTTCATGGCCATAGGATTTTGGGAAAGTaaaatgtttcttaaattttggtttcttatTGTTATCCACCAATAATTGTTGACTTGGTAATTTTTGTTACATACGTTATTGCTGCCACTTCTCTTAATCACAAAGCtggaaatattcattaattttattgtatgTTTTTAGTTGTCATGTGCTgaacatttgaaggttattagtACCTTAACGCAATTGGTGATACattaaatatcataaattaaaCACAGCAAATTTC
The DNA window shown above is from Ischnura elegans chromosome 4, ioIscEleg1.1, whole genome shotgun sequence and carries:
- the LOC124156922 gene encoding uncharacterized protein LOC124156922, whose product is MESSEIDASKPLGRGLRRKRRPEKIVGHVETFPSLHAMAHSSYSSSDEDVRGASCRIQSPPPLPSEVPRREKGNIVRPNIPSADIDNSGTTSKFPGKEDLSPLDVT